In the Ochotona princeps isolate mOchPri1 chromosome 29, mOchPri1.hap1, whole genome shotgun sequence genome, GAGTTCCTGGCCAACGCCCGCGCCCTCGAGGCCCAGGCCACCAGCACGGGCAGCAGCCCCTCCGGGGCGGCCCCCGACCCGGCCCGCGCCCCGGACCCTCCGGCCCCGGACTCTGCCTACTGCTCCTCCAGTTCCTCCTCTTCGTCCCTCAGCGTCCTGGGCAGCAAGTGTGGCCAAGCAGGGGACCCGGGCCAGACGGCCAACGGGCTGCCCGGGGCCCGCAGCCAAGCCCTGTCCAGCTCCTCCGACGAAGGCAGCCCCTGTCCTGCCGCGGGGGCGCCTCCCGACGCCCCGGAACCTGCCAGGACCTGGGCCCGGGGCCGGATGGACACACAGCCAGACCGCAAACCTTCGCGCATCCCCACGCCGCGGGGCCCCCGCCGCCCGTCCGCAGCCACGGAGGTGGGGGGCTGGCCCGGCCCGCCCGCGGTGGCCCCCAGGGCTGCGCCGGACTCCTCGATGTGATGGACCCCGCCAGACCCCAgccccttcttcctcttcctgtgtGGCCTTAACCCCCTCTGCATCAGGGAGCCCCCTCACCCCCATCCGCCTCTTGAAGCACCAGACCTCATGGGACCAGACCCCTCGGGACCACGTGGCTCAAAGGGACCTGTGTTGCACATCCCGATCGAGGGATGAGAGTTGCTATTTAATAATGACTAATATTATTGAATGCCTTAGAGGGCCGGGCCGCCCCCGGCGTGCCGAGGACCTGTGGCCGGCAGAGCCTCTGACAGTAAAGTTTTGCTCCAGCCACCAGTCTGTCGCGTGGGAacgcagtggggggggggggcacggGGAGGACATGAGGGCCAGTTAGATTGCAAGCTGCAGCCCCCGGCGGGCGGGCGTCGGAGCCGGACACGACCGCTCAGGACGCCTGAAGCTCCAGCAGCCCACACCACAAACCCCAGACACGCGCCACGGTCCGCACCTTTATTACCTCGCGGGCGGTGGCCAGGGACCAGTATGTCCAGCGCACTCCCAGTCCGCGCCATCGCCCAGTCCCGCCCAGCCCACGGGATGAGAACCGGGGCTTGAGGCCCTTCCCCGCAGCCCAGACGCCGTGGAGAGGCGGAGCGTCGCTCGTCCGGCCCGGCCCTGTCCAATCCGAGGACAGCCGGGCGAGCCTGTCCAGTCCAGTGGCCGGTCACATGAGGCTGCAGCGCGCCGGGTGCAGCGCCCCCTGCAGGCGCAGGGCAGGGTGCGCAGGGCGCGCGCGCACCAGGGCGCAGCGCAGCAGCTCGCGGAAGAGCCGCAGCACGTGCCAGTTGTACTTGGCCGAGCACTCGAGGTAGCCGCAGCGCCAGCCCCTGCGCACCAGGGCGGCCAGCGCGCGCCGGGGGCCGAAGCGCAGCCGCTGCCGGTCCCGCTTGTTGCCCACCACGAGGATGGGCGCCTCGGGCGCTCCTGCCGGCCTGCGGCccgggggaggtggggggaggaaggAGACAGGCAGGTGGGTCGCCGGGGACCACCCTCTCCCCGCACAGCACCAAACACACACGCCCCCCAGGGTGTACACACGCAGGCGCATCTGCTGAGGTCGGAGCccgcctgctccccacccccagcacacagCCGGCCCTTGTGGGCGCAAGCTCGGACAGCTGCAGACCTCATGGACATTTCTGGAAGGCTCGAGGCGCGccactgtcccctcccctcccccctcccgccCTCCGACGGTGGGAGCGCCTACTCGCTCCCCGCAGGCAaagacccagcctggtctgggcagcctggcacagccctgtgcCGCCTCCACCACGCCGCCTACCTGGTCTCGGCGATCCGCTGTCGCAGGGCCTTCACGTAGTCGAAACTGTCCGGGCTACAGATGTCATAGACCAGCACAAAGGCGTCTGTGTCCTGCAGGCTCCAGTCCTTGGGGTCCGGTCGCTCCTGGGGGCGGGAGGCCGCGGTTGGGGGGAGCCCGCTTCCCTTTGCTGGGCTTGGGGTGTGCGTGGGGGGGAGACTTGACGCTGGAGCCACACACCGGCAGTCCTGCGCCCCCAGCCACCCTCTCCGGAGAGCTCTGTCAACTCCTGCACCCCCGGCCACCCCTCCCCGCGCCCCCCAAGTTCTCTGAGCTCTACCTGTGGCTGCCCCTGTGCCTGGCAGCCTCCGGCCTGTCCCTGCTTTCTCCTTCCAGCTCAACCCGGCTGGGGCGGCTCGCTCATCTCCCTTGAATGTCCCCACCTGGGCTGGGACGCGTGCACCGCCCCCACCCGAGTGCCGGCAGCCGTGCGCGCCCGAGTTCTGCCAGACGCACCTGCAGCACATTGGCCACTGATTTCACACCAAACTTTCCCCACCGCTGTGCTGCCAAGGCTCGGCTCAGACGCCGCCGCCCCCTCCGGGAAGCCCTAGTTGCCTCCAAGGAAGTACCACACCCCCGGCCCCGACCCCGACCCCAGCGTCTCGCACTGCGGCTGTGCTTAAGACCCcagatgcgcacacacacacacacacacacacactcacactcactcattCGTCTTTGACAAGCGGAGGCGGCGAAGGCAGAGGCACCTGTGAAAGGAGGGGGCCGCGCCTTGGCAACACGGACAGCCTGGGGCGCACGGGCCcctggacacacagacacactcatcCTCTTCCCAATCCCCTTCCACGCGGCCCCGCACCGGTGTGCACCGAGCACAAGCACCTTCTCCAGGCACGCGCCCCTGCCCGCCCCTCGGGAGCCGCTACCTCGACACCTCCGGGGCTCGGGCCGGGGACGTCACCGTCACCGTCGCGAATGCTCAGGTCGTAGACGGCACCGTCGAGCAGCACCGCGGGCCGGTAGAGGCGGGGCCCGTCCGTGGGCCGGTGGCGCTCGGGGTAGTCTCCGAACAGGAACTGGCGGATGATGGCCGTCTTACCCACGCCCGGGGCGCCCAGAACGGCCACCCGCAGGCTGCCCCCCATGGCCGGCCCGCGCCGGCAAGGCTCGTGGGTCGGCGCCCGCCACCGCGCGCCCCGAGAGTCTCCGACGAGGACGGAGGAACTAGCGGCGGGCGCCGAGAGACTGAGGCGAGAACCGACCGGGCGCGCCGCGCAGACACCGCCTCCGCCGCGCGAACGCCGGCGCCGGGTGGCAAGCTCGGGGCGCCGAGGTGCGCCCTCCTCGCAGCGCCCCGCTTTCCGCCACTCCCCCCCACCTTTcacctcctcgtcctcctcccgCTCCGGCGCCGGCACTCGTCGCCTCAGGCGCGGCGCGGGCGAGCAGGCGAGCAGGGGAGCGCGCGGGGCCTCCCGCCGGCGGCGATGAGGTAAGCGCCGCCGCCCCTCCCCCGTCCTCCCGCGACGCCCCTCCCGGGTCGCGGGAAGGCAACGAGGCGGGGGGAAGCCCGGGGCAGGGTGCGGGCCCCGTTCCACGCTCCTCTCCTCAGAGCCACAAGCCAGGGCCCTGCGCGCTCGCTCCCTCTCAGCGCGCCGCTCCGGACGGACCCGAGCGCCTGGAAGTCCCGCCACCCGGACACGTGACCTTGGGCGACCGGCCCCACTTGGCCGGGTCCCCGCTCTGGGTGGCCGACGCCTGGAGGGTCTTGAGCTGTTCTTTTGAGAGCCTGCTACGTACGTGTTCGGCTCTTTATGCAAGCTGTTGCCCAGGGGAATCCTTGCCCCTTTGCTTCTCTTGGCATGGGGTGGAGAGGGAGACTGGGACCCGGAGAGGGGTGATCAGGGTAGCGGGGGTCCCCTGAGGCCGCAGCTCGGGCCCTCACTTTTGCGCTACACTAGGCCGGGGAGGAGGGGATTGAGGATCCCAGCACCTCAACCCCAATCCCATATCCCAACAGGATTGGAGTCGTGAATATATAAAGAACGTTCGAGAAATCGTCTCCTTGTGTCTTTTCTTGCTAAGGTCATGTTCCCTCAGAGTCTGCACCTGTAGCTTCCCTCAAACTAGGGCCCCAGATCCCAAACCTGGCCTTCCCCAGAGCTGGTGGAATGAAACTCGGGGTTCCCCATTCTCTGGCTCTGTCCCCTCACACCCCAGTCCCTATCTCAACCTGTGAGGCTTTCATTTGCTTCTCTCTTCAACAACCATTTTACGGCTCACTGGGGCActgagaattatttatttatttaacaaaaaaagtCCTGCCTTAGGAGGGAAGGTTCTAGGACATACAGGGGGCTTGGAACTGTTAGAGCACTAACCACAACCCCAATCCCAGCCTACCGGAAGTGCAGCAGGGAGGACCAGCTAAACCCTGAAGTGAGAGAACGAGTGATCCTCCACCATGGGTCTggattcacttcctaaaaaaaaaaaagaaaaaaagaaaaaggtaaatcttttattttcacttcacttgcaaggcaaggaaactacctcccatctgctggctcacggCCTAAGTGCCTACTAAAGCatggcagaagccagaagtccagaGCTCCACGTAAGTCTCCCATGAcagaagcagggacccaagtacttaagccatggcctgctgccttctggggcgTACATTAGGGGGCAGGTGGAATCTCCTGGGcaggggcttgaacccaggccctgtgGTGTGGGATAGGGGCGTCCTGAGCAGCCTCTAACTGCTGTGCCCTGCCTCCTTGCTTTCCTCTCAGACTGCTCTCCTGGCTGGTGGTTGGGGGCGGTAGGGGGCGGGCGGCGGGGCTGTGTGCAGGGCAGGCTTCCCAAAGAGCAGCATGCCACACAGCACGGAGGCTGTGGGGTTGGATCTCTCGTCCTCACCCAGTCGTGTACACACCCCACCCGGTGCTTCTGGGACTGCTCCCCAGGCAGGTGCATGCTGTGCTgtcagcagccaggacccagcacTGTAGCCAAGCCAGTTGCTGGCAGCTCTCCGTGGTCAGGGAAATAGACAGCTGTGGGCAGAAACCCTGGGCTGATGGCGAATGAAGGGGCCTAGAGTAGCACCAGGCTGGCTAAGGActgagggggaagggaagggtcCGATGAACCCCAAGCCCAGCCCTGAAGGACCAACTGCCGGAtagtgggctgggccgggccgggccgggagGAGGTACAGaactggggcaggggcagcagcctgTTACACAGCTCTGCTTCTTACCTGTTCATTGCACACAGTCTAGCCAATACTGCCAGCTGGGCATCCTCCCTTCTGACCTTCACTCATGTGGTCTGTACCCAGCTTCCCTCCCTTGTCTGAAGGCAAGCACCCGAGACTGCTTGGGGCTCCCCTTGCCAAGTTGTTGGTCACACCACTGAGCACGGATTGCACTCTGTCCCAGCCACACTGATTACAGTGCCTCTTACTGCCACAGCACCCCAAGGTGTCCTTGTGCCCTGAATGGGAGGCACGCCTCTCACATTAGGGTCCCACGGTGGCCCCTGAACCTCACAAAGGCCAAGTGGATCTTGCAGCCAGTGGCACCCAGGAaggagaacaggctgggctgacaGCCATCCACGGGGAGACCAACGTCACCTGTGCAGGCCTGACACTCTGAGCCCATTTCCTCCTCCATGCGGACAGTCACGCTCCTGACCTCTTCCGGTTGTTGTAGGCACAATGAGATGGCACTGAGGGAAACAGGACAGTGAGTGGGGCGGGCAAGGGGCACAGTCTATGCATATAAAATAATTgcgatgtttttatttgaaaagcagtcaaagatggcggtagggagagaaagagagatgtcccAGTTGCTGGTTTTGtcccccaaaagcctgcaactgccagggcaGGCCAAGGTCAAatccagagccaagaactcccatctgggtctcccatgtgggtggcaggtgtttgagtggccacctgctgcttccagggatatggattagcaggaagctgaaattagaagtgcagctaggactcaaagaaacgatgcaggagtcccaagaaacattaaaaaatatatacttgtttatttgaaagaattacatagagggagaagcagaggcagagggagaaagatcttccctccactggttcacttcccaaatggctgcagtggccagggctggatcagactgaagctgggagccaggcgcttcatcatctcccacattggtacaggggcccaaggacttttccaggtatattagcagggagctggattggaagtggagctcctgggactcgaagcagtgcccatataggatggcaCTGTAAGCAGCTGCTTAACCAacagtgccacagcaccagtttcCTCAAGCAACAGCCTAATCATTGTCCCAAATGTCTACCTCAAAAATTccattctgggcctggcgtggtagctagtggctaaagtcctcaccttgcatgtgtcgggatcccatatgggtgctggttcatatctctgctactctacttcccatccagctcattgcttgtggcttgggaaagcagcagagatggcccaaagtcttgggaccctgcacctgtgtgggagacccagaagttcctggctcctggcttcagatcagctcatctctggccgttgtagccactgggaaagtgaatcagcagatggaagatccttttctctgtctctccttctctctgcaaatctgcctttccaataaaaaagaaataagttttaaaagaaaaaataagtgggACTACAGGGGCTTGaatcaatgctcatatgggatgtggcatctCACAAAACTGGCCCTTGtatcttcattcattcttttttccatGTTCTGTGACACAGGCGTGTCAGGACCTTTTATTGTAAGAGGTTTCCGCATGTCTGAGAcagaacctggggccacaagAATCCCAGCTCCTCATGCCCCACTGCGCCCCCCCATTTCCCCAGGGTCAGACCCCACTGTCCCAGCCAGAGTGACCCTGGCCCTCAGTCCTGCCATTGGTCTTCAGAGCCGCTTTGTACTTCCCGTCGTCTCCCTGGGTGACCAGGCCTGGAAAGGGCACCTGTCCTACCTCATAGACGCACTCTCGCAGGCAGTGTTTCCAGGGCCCAAAGTTGGCTGGGTGAAAGTTAGCTGCTTTTTCTCCTGCTCCTCTTTCTTGAGGGCTTCCTTACTCTTCCCCAAGATCCTCCGGATGTGTGCCATGATTTCCGTCTTGCTCTTGGGTTCCACCAGGACCTGCTCTCAAGAATCCAGGAAGAAGTGCAGCAAGGGTGCGGGAGTCATGTTCTTGACCATCATGAGCTGCACCAGGGGTTTCGGAACGTTGAAAAACACAAACTTCCTGGCACCCTCGCCCAGCTCTTCATGTGTGTTGTAATTCACCGTCATGACCTTCACCAAGTCCTTGACCACCAGGTTCCCCTGACCCAGGTACTTCAGGGTACAATGAATGAGGAAGCTGGCCCTTGATGGGCATGGCAGCAGGCCATGAGCCACACGAAACAGATGTGGACAGTGGTGACTCCAGGTGCCCAGGTGGACCTTGGGCCACTTCTGCCTGGATCTTCATTTCTAATGCTGCTCTCCAGCCAAAGCAACCAGGATCCTCATAGAAATGTCTGCTTCAAGGGTTGAGAGAGGACAGAAACGAGCCTGGAGCGTGTGGCAGTGCCAGGGCACATCACAAAGGTGCCTCCAAATGCCTAAAGGACGGTGACACGGCTCAAAGGGACGCCAGGGCCTACCAGAAAGTGCTCCCGAGAGCCAGAGCCGGAACAACCAAAGCAATCAATGAACTAATGCTGTGTTGGATGAAACCCAAGTCCTGAGTGCGCCCTGCTTCAGTAATGGAATAACAAGCAGGAGAGAGGAGCAGGTCAGAATCCCAAACACTTCCCGCGGCTACTCGCTCCCCCACATCTGCCCCAGTGAGCGCTGCCTACAGTGACTTGCTTCCAGGCACCACGGGAAAGTTACTTCACAGGCCAGCAACCTGCAGGTGTGACCTGGGCTGGGCTCGCGGGACAGCTGAGCAGTTAAGTGGACAGTATGAGAGCCTGCTTTGGTTTTCTCCCTAAAAACCTAAACCGAGACCCTCCCCACCTGCCAAAGCTAACCGTGAGGGAAGCATTGGGTAGATGCAATGGGGGGCGTCTCACTTAACCGGGACTCCTTGAAACAGTCAAGTTCCTGAAAACAGAGTCTGACCAAGTATCATGAacacttctctccttctctctgtaaatttgactttcaaataaaaataaataaatctttaagttatttatttgaaaggcaaacacacacacacacacaaagatcactctcccatccactgttttactccttaaatgtaccaaacagccaaggctgacccaggccaaagccaggtgccatgaAGTCCCAACACTTGAGGCACTACCTGCTGCTGTCCAGGgtacaccttagcaggaagctgcaactggGAATAGGgcaggaactcaaacccaggcatcccatacggacaTCTCAAGGATTCCATCGGATATGCATCTCTCCAAGCTACTACAGATACAAGTACAAGGATGTCACATCGGCATAATTAATACAAACATGTGATGTGATCCAAATCAAAataacattctttaaaaagatttatttttattggaaaggcagattttacagagagaaagagataacagaaagatcttttgtctgctggttcactctccaagtacctGCAATGGCCGGaccagagccaatccgaagccaggagtcaggagtttcttccgggtctcccacatgcaggtgcagagtcccaaggctttgggccatcctcaactgctttctcaggccacaagcagggagctggatgagaagtagggcagctgggacacaaactggcatccatatcgGAACCAGgtacatgcaaggaaaggatttaaacACTGAGCCAGCccaacatttccttttttttttttcaaagccccATTCAGCCTCATCTCTTtgaggatttgtgtgtgtgtgagagagagccacTCTCACTGTCTTATAACTACAATTTAAAATTTACAGATgccaaagatttttattttgcatggaCCAACATTTCAGTTGTGAGTTAAGCCCCTGCCAGTGGCTCCCAATCCTAGCTgacccacttctgatctggctccctgccaatgcacctgggaaagcagtgaaggatggtccaaatgcttgggctcctgccacccagctgggagaccttgatggagttacaggctcctggcttcagcctggcccagccttggctgtagcAACCATTTTGGGAGAAAACCAGATAGGTCTCTCTGTCCCTACTTCTAacccttgcgcaggggccatgctaatcttctctgtatcgttccaattttagtatatgtgctgccgaagcgagcaccctACTTCTaaccctatctttcaaataaatctttaaaaaaaaattattttggtgctaaatttttttttgagattcatgtAATATGAGGGGGTTGTCAAAAAGCTTATGAAAACACctactctttaaaataaataaataaaaagaaccccaaaagggcctggcgcaatagtgtagcagttaaagtcctcaccttgaacacgcctgggatcccatatggacgccagttctaatcccagcagccccgcttcccatccagctccctacctgtggcctgggaaagcagtcgaggacggcccaaagctttgggaccctgcttccacttgagagacgtggaagaagctcctggctcctggctttggattggctcagctccagccgttgtggtcgcttggggagtgaaccatcggacagaggatcttcttctttgtctctcctcctctctgtatatgactttccaataaaaataaataaatctcaaaaaaaccccacaaaaacgATTTACCAaatccaaaaccaaaaccaaaaaccccaaaacaaaaatataggGTTTGGTACACTACTGGGGCCCGGAGAAGACCCAGGCCGCTGAGGCACCAGCTCACATCAGGGCCTGGCTAACGGTGACTCGGAATCCTGAGATGGATCTGTCTGCACCGATAGGAAGAACTCAAGAAAAGATCACCTGGTAAGAGCCACAACATGCTGGTAGAGTCCAGGAGTGTGCCCAGTAGTTCACCAAGGAGCCACAGCGATTCGCTTACACACAATGCAAGCATATTCTTGGGAGGAACCCCAACTCAAGGGATCATCTTGgccaagaaggaggaagagatcaGACTGCGGGAGGTGTGAAGGTACTGTCCTGTGTATGGCTGACCTCAACACAGTCCCAAGTCATTCCAGAAAAGCAAAACCCTggctggagctgccagggttggaCCACAGGCCTCGGCAATGTACGACACCTGGGGCTCACTCTCAACCCCGAGGCCCTTGCTGGACTGTCTCTGACTGGCTGGGCAAGCTCAGGGCACTGGGAGGAGCCACGGGTGGCCCAGGGTGgctggagggcagagctgggcacagCAGGATTGTCCTCTCCAGCACTTCCAACAACCTGGGCCCCAGAGTGAGGCCCAGTGTACTTACTTCTGACACAGGGACACGGCACGAGCCGTGGGTGAGAGGATGAGGGGCACAATTGTGTTAAGCACCTGCCCATGGCCCCAAGATCCCAGCACAGATTGGGTAGGCATGGTGGCCCAATGACATGTCCAGTGATAATCCACACCCTCCACCCAAACAGGTCAGCCTTTTTTTATCTCccaaatatttatacatttctAAAAGTTAAAGCGAGCAAAagatattttccattcactggttcattttctagatggtcacaatggccgggcctgggccaggtgcttcttccaggtctcccatgtgggtgcaggaacccaaacacttgggccaacttctgcttctttcccaggtcaccagcagggagctggactggaagtgaagtggctgggacatgaaccagtgtccatatgtgtTGTCGGTGAAAGTGGCAGCGGTCTTACTGTGCCATAAGGCTGGCGTCACCTACCTTTCTCATCAGCTCTTCTCACCTGATATGATTTGTTCTGGGCATCTGGCAGCTGTCATTCATGTTTCTTCTTCAGGCCTCAGCGATGGAGGAGTGGGGACAGGAGGATGCAGCCCCCTGGGTGACAGAGCTGGCAGTTGCTCCTCAGGCAGGGTGAACACATGTGTGGGTCAGAGGAAGCAGGTGGCACAGTGGGCCATCAAGGACACATCCCCATGCCTGTCCGGTTCCCTGACAGGGTGGGGACTCTGTGCGCAGTGCCTTCGGCTGCTGGACATTCAGCTGGGTAAATCCCAGGGCTGTATGGGCTCCAGATTGTGACCCCACAGGGCAGCACAGCAAAGCCCAGGGGTCAGAGGTGGGGAGGTGCTCCTGGCTgagggttcagcaggagaggcgGCTAGTCTCCTGGCCGGCAGTGGCTGGAAAGGTAGCTGTGTCTCGGGCGGGGTCAGGGATTGAACACAGACAGAACGAAAGGGTAGATAGGTGGGGAAAACCAAATGGGGACATTGGTTCTGCCAGCCAGCACCAGAAGGTGAGTGGTCAGGATCTCTGTAGGCAACAAGGGACGGtgctggccaggcagggctggaggcGGGCCGGTGGCAGGCACAGTTCATGCCCGGGACTCGGGTGAGGGGATGTTTCTGCAGCCTAGGACCCCTTCCCAgaagagccttgggacctgacACACTGGCCAGGGACACACTTGCTGTCATTATTTTTATtcactttcttcttttgaaaataagagtaaacatacaatatatatattttttctttgtagatgTATTAGTGACAGCGCAGGCGCTGTGAGCCATCCACACCCACTCAGAAGCAGTTTCCCATGGTGACATTTGGAATCTCTCTTTATTATTGAACCGCAGGGAGAGGAGAACCCAATGCTGACAGAGACAGCTGAGATGAGGAGGCCGGGAAGGGGGGTGGTGGTCACTGAAGAGAAACCTTGAGCTCCATCCCAGAAACAGCCACTGGCTCGGCCTTGCCTCCGGCCCTCTCTGCTCCAGATGCCGTGGGCCCATGGAGACAGCGCTGAGGGGTGTACGGCAGGCAGTGAGCTGGGAAGGCTGCAGTGGGGGCTCTGTGGCCTCCTGGTCTTGATGGTCAGGGGCAGGGTGCTGTGGTCTGATCGACAGATGTGGCTATCGGTCGCCAGCTCCAGCTTCAGCTCTGCCTCGCAGCACCTTCGGCTCCTGCAGCCCATCTGCCTCTCCAGGGAAGGCCGTCAGGGCTCACCCCATGCTGGGCAGCATTGCAGGGGCCTTTCCCATCACCCCTGGGCAGGCAGGGTTAGGGGCCCAAGGAGAGGGCCCCGTGCCCACCCTTCAGCTCCGGCTCCACATCCTTTGGTCCCCGCCTCACCTGACCCTGAGTCAGCAGCAACGCAAGGAAGGGtgaggggagtcagagcacaggaGTGCACTGAGAGGTCACCACAGGAGGAGGCCTGACCCCATCCTGAGGACCCATGGTGGGCAGCCCTGGGGGGAGGGCCCGGGGGTCCTGCCTGGCCCCTCCTTCgaggaggaggaacagcagcTGCCACCCCCAGGGGGCTCCTCCGGGGCCTGGGAGGTCCCGGGCGGGCACTGCGTGGGTCTCAGTTCTTGAGGATGGTCTCATAGGCCTGGCACACATGCTGGGACACCTCTGGGGCTCGACACTTCAGGGACAGCTgtaggagagaggggaggggagggtgcgcTCATCCTTGGGCCTGCACTTTcgtggtgggggagaggggagaaccACGAAGTGGGCAGAGTGGGGGGCACCAGATGGGAGTGCGAGGTGTGCACACAGGGCCTGGTGGCGGCTGGGGCAGATGTGAGGTAAAGCAGAGGGGGCGACCAGCGCTGCCGGCTAGGCAGGGACCAAATATACttgcagcccacacacctgctgttAGCCCTTCTGGCAGGCGGCATGACTCACAAGCTAGAGCTGTTAGGGATTGCTGGCCCCCTGTAGCCCCTACAGGTCTGGGGTCCAGAGGATAGAAGCCTGACAGGAAATCTGAGAGGGTAAGGGGGtgggagcagcaggaacagctccctcctggtggatggggagggcctggggggcaggTCCTGATCTCCCGCCCACGAAGCAGGCATGGATGACAAGCCGCTTAGCTCTACATGAGGACTGCGCCTGGACACTGGGCTGCAGACAGAGAAGCCACCTATTCCGTCCAC is a window encoding:
- the RASL10A gene encoding ras-like protein family member 10A, which produces MGGSLRVAVLGAPGVGKTAIIRQFLFGDYPERHRPTDGPRLYRPAVLLDGAVYDLSIRDGDGDVPGPSPGGVEERPDPKDWSLQDTDAFVLVYDICSPDSFDYVKALRQRIAETRPAGAPEAPILVVGNKRDRQRLRFGPRRALAALVRRGWRCGYLECSAKYNWHVLRLFRELLRCALVRARPAHPALRLQGALHPARCSLM